Proteins encoded in a region of the Mucilaginibacter sabulilitoris genome:
- a CDS encoding DoxX family protein, whose translation MNAKKINIIYWVVTGLFLVLITLGAIPDLLSVPEALAVFKHLGYPAYLSPFMGAAKLLGVIAILVPGYPRVKEWAYAGFVFDLTGAIYSGLSSGDSLLQVSPIFIGYILIAFSYIYHHKRIRAQKAKLSVV comes from the coding sequence ATGAACGCGAAAAAGATCAACATCATTTACTGGGTAGTTACCGGCTTGTTCCTTGTATTAATAACGCTGGGCGCTATACCTGATCTGTTATCTGTACCTGAAGCCCTTGCTGTGTTTAAGCATTTGGGCTATCCGGCCTACTTGTCGCCTTTTATGGGTGCGGCCAAATTACTGGGAGTTATTGCCATACTGGTTCCCGGTTATCCAAGGGTTAAAGAATGGGCTTACGCAGGATTTGTTTTTGATCTCACCGGCGCTATATATTCCGGGCTTTCTTCGGGCGATTCATTATTACAGGTTTCACCTATATTCATAGGATATATTTTGATTGCCTTTTCCTATATATATCATCATAAAAGAATACGGGCCCAAAAGGCTAAGTTGAGTGTGGTTTGA
- a CDS encoding TQO small subunit DoxD, producing MQIVQNYKLPSLYLRIAIGSAYLWEVADRLGMLGANGKPHVSWGDWGHFIAYAAQVMSFLPASLIPALAALATIGEAVFGLLILLGLFTRQAALGSGVLSLGFAVAMAISFGIESPLGYSVFTLSAGSFLLATLPNYSWSLDSRLMNKKINKQLGIYQDRNSFEAVFNHKF from the coding sequence ATGCAAATTGTTCAAAATTATAAATTACCCTCCCTGTATCTCCGGATAGCTATCGGCTCGGCTTATTTATGGGAAGTTGCCGATAGGTTAGGGATGTTGGGAGCCAATGGTAAGCCACATGTAAGCTGGGGCGATTGGGGGCACTTTATAGCCTATGCCGCCCAGGTAATGAGTTTTTTGCCCGCATCATTAATACCGGCGCTGGCTGCCTTAGCAACTATTGGCGAAGCTGTATTCGGGCTTTTAATTTTACTGGGCCTGTTCACCCGGCAGGCTGCCTTAGGCAGTGGCGTGTTAAGCTTAGGTTTTGCAGTAGCCATGGCCATATCGTTCGGTATCGAATCGCCGCTGGGCTATTCTGTGTTTACATTGAGTGCCGGCAGCTTTTTATTAGCCACATTACCCAACTATTCATGGAGCCTCGACTCCCGGCTGATGAACAAAAAAATCAATAAACAATTAGGTATTTACCAGGACAGAAACAGTTTTGAGGCTGTTTTTAACCACAAATTTTAA
- a CDS encoding ParM/StbA family protein, with the protein MNFKSLSIPSVVERYNQPLINVVSDPEKCIQLYEAGAGYLIGDLALTQGYAPYRNLNSSPAEADYQLLAKAGLLMASGAKSGELVLTTGFPYTTYELYKQQAIDFFTPRDIFIEFNADTYSSNAHKRIQLTVRHVEVMPEILGCIMAVRKGLKQQGNFFIVSLGYGTCETGLSMDTGLITRTCMSVSGLRYAVNNLHAELSKSYNLGMKNEHMVNQSFQNGKIVLDRKRKDLIDIRRNHLANYYDEILSPTLKKAFIDSDFEKADTLYLVGGGAKYAELVDCFKNEFDGVLDIVVPDTAENMASLGYCLRSAQWCGPGHSNQAVGLDIGNAYTVVSQVHQQMELANTYEEAQVLNHSL; encoded by the coding sequence ATGAACTTTAAATCTCTAAGTATTCCCAGCGTTGTTGAACGATATAACCAGCCTTTAATAAATGTAGTTTCTGATCCCGAAAAATGCATCCAGCTTTATGAAGCGGGCGCAGGTTATCTGATCGGCGATTTGGCGCTTACCCAGGGTTATGCCCCTTACCGCAACCTGAACAGTTCGCCGGCAGAGGCAGATTATCAGTTGCTGGCCAAAGCCGGATTGCTGATGGCTTCCGGGGCCAAGTCGGGCGAACTGGTGCTTACTACCGGGTTCCCTTACACCACTTATGAGCTTTACAAGCAGCAGGCCATTGACTTTTTTACTCCCCGCGATATATTTATTGAATTTAACGCCGATACCTACTCCAGCAATGCGCACAAACGCATACAGCTTACCGTACGCCACGTTGAAGTAATGCCCGAAATTTTAGGCTGCATTATGGCTGTCCGTAAAGGGTTGAAACAACAGGGTAACTTTTTTATTGTGAGCCTGGGCTACGGAACCTGCGAAACAGGTTTAAGTATGGATACCGGGCTAATTACCCGTACCTGCATGAGTGTTTCTGGTTTACGCTATGCTGTTAATAACCTGCATGCCGAATTAAGCAAAAGCTATAATTTGGGTATGAAAAATGAACACATGGTTAACCAAAGCTTTCAGAATGGAAAAATAGTTTTGGATCGCAAACGGAAAGACCTTATTGATATCAGGCGCAACCACCTGGCCAATTATTATGATGAGATATTATCGCCAACGTTAAAGAAAGCTTTTATAGACAGCGATTTTGAAAAGGCGGATACCCTGTACCTGGTAGGCGGCGGCGCCAAATACGCCGAACTGGTTGATTGCTTTAAAAATGAATTTGACGGTGTACTGGATATTGTTGTTCCGGACACGGCCGAGAATATGGCCAGTTTAGGGTATTGTTTACGCTCGGCACAATGGTGTGGCCCGGGTCATTCTAATCAGGCAGTTGGGCTCGATATTGGGAATGCCTATACTGTAGTAAGCCAGGTGCATCAGCAAATGGAGCTGGCCAATACTTATGAAGAGGCACAGGTACTAAATCATTCTTTATAA
- a CDS encoding 5' nucleotidase, NT5C type, producing MKTLKRIAVDMDGVLADTDAHYLTWYYNAYGVNIPYEQMLGKPEGEGFPEKDAIRNFILSPGFFRTLPVIPGAVETIKELMKDFEIYIVSAAMEFPLSLPEKYEWLQEHFPFIAWNNIVFCGDKSIINADYMIDDHPKNLDKFKGVTIMFNAAHNANITHHQRVRSWAEVLDLLKAAECSVD from the coding sequence ATGAAAACATTAAAAAGAATTGCTGTAGATATGGACGGTGTGTTGGCCGATACCGACGCGCACTATTTAACATGGTATTATAATGCCTATGGTGTTAACATTCCGTATGAACAAATGCTTGGTAAGCCCGAGGGAGAGGGTTTTCCGGAAAAAGACGCCATACGCAATTTCATCCTCTCGCCTGGTTTTTTCCGCACCCTTCCTGTAATACCGGGCGCGGTTGAGACTATAAAGGAATTAATGAAGGATTTTGAAATTTATATCGTATCGGCAGCTATGGAGTTTCCATTGTCGTTACCCGAAAAATATGAATGGTTGCAGGAACATTTTCCGTTTATAGCCTGGAACAACATTGTTTTTTGCGGAGATAAAAGCATTATCAATGCCGATTATATGATAGATGACCACCCCAAGAATTTAGATAAATTTAAAGGGGTTACCATCATGTTTAATGCTGCCCATAATGCAAATATTACACATCATCAGCGGGTTAGGTCATGGGCCGAAGTATTGGATTTATTGAAAGCTGCAGAATGCAGTGTTGATTAA
- a CDS encoding EamA family transporter, which translates to MKTLSSYKPSALLVIIAFAIVYVVWGSTYFFIQMAVHSFPPMLLGALRFFSAGVLLLTWCAIKGDKLWVTKDIITSGVSGLLMLFVATGIVIWAERTLPSAMVAIMVSANPIWFVVLDKVNWNVNLKSRTTVAGLILGFAGVIMLFGEAISKSLAGSISYAQLNGLVLLLAGPIAWSAGSLYSKKRASDAPARVNTSWQMIISGLAFIPAALVNHEFHSFHFAQVSVQSRLAIVYLILFGSIAAFSAYIWLLKVRPATQVSTHSYVNPVIAVLLGTLFAHENISRLQIFGRWLFW; encoded by the coding sequence ATGAAAACCCTGTCATCATATAAACCATCAGCCCTTTTGGTAATTATCGCCTTTGCCATTGTGTACGTGGTATGGGGTTCAACATATTTCTTTATCCAGATGGCTGTACATAGCTTTCCGCCTATGCTGCTTGGCGCCTTGCGTTTTTTTTCCGCGGGTGTATTGTTATTAACATGGTGTGCCATTAAAGGCGACAAGTTATGGGTTACAAAAGACATCATCACCTCGGGCGTAAGCGGTTTGCTGATGCTGTTTGTTGCCACAGGTATAGTGATCTGGGCCGAACGCACCCTGCCCAGCGCCATGGTGGCCATCATGGTATCGGCCAACCCAATATGGTTTGTGGTATTGGATAAGGTGAACTGGAACGTTAATCTTAAAAGCAGAACAACCGTTGCCGGCCTCATACTTGGCTTTGCAGGCGTGATCATGTTGTTTGGCGAAGCTATCAGCAAATCGCTCGCAGGTTCCATTAGTTATGCGCAGCTAAATGGCTTGGTTTTGCTGCTTGCTGGCCCTATAGCCTGGTCGGCTGGTTCATTGTATTCTAAAAAGAGAGCAAGCGATGCTCCCGCCAGGGTAAATACCTCGTGGCAAATGATCATTTCGGGTTTGGCGTTTATACCCGCCGCGTTGGTTAATCATGAATTTCATTCCTTTCACTTTGCACAGGTTTCTGTTCAGTCAAGGCTGGCTATCGTTTACCTCATTCTGTTTGGTTCTATAGCTGCATTTAGCGCTTATATCTGGTTATTAAAGGTACGCCCGGCTACGCAGGTAAGTACCCACTCCTATGTTAACCCGGTTATCGCGGTGTTGCTGGGTACCTTGTTTGCACATGAAAATATTTCGAGGTTACAGATATTCGGACGTTGGTTATTTTGGTAA
- a CDS encoding metallophosphoesterase family protein, whose translation MQRRSALKNIGGLLLVPSLGFAKTSAEKKPVLRIAHLTDIHLKNKFDAPARFARCLHHVQQQTPKVDLILNGGDMVFDMNKENISTINDQWQLSKSLMKAECSVPVHYCLGNHDIWWNEDDKGQAIYGKKYSMDQLSLVKPYYSFTQGGWKFIILDSVHLDIDNTWYIGKLGEEQFAWLEQELKTTDPSMPVLVLTHIPILTATNLIEDNTVNKWVMLGGDMHTDNAKIISLFYRHPNVKLCLSGHIHLRDKVVYNHVTYICNGAVSGAWWEGNRRETAPGYGVIDLYADGSFTEDYVNY comes from the coding sequence ATGCAAAGAAGATCAGCCCTTAAAAATATTGGTGGATTGCTTTTGGTACCATCCCTGGGGTTCGCCAAAACATCTGCAGAGAAAAAACCGGTTTTACGGATAGCACATTTAACCGACATCCATCTTAAAAATAAGTTTGATGCCCCGGCCCGGTTTGCTAGATGCTTGCACCATGTGCAGCAGCAAACACCCAAAGTTGATCTGATATTGAATGGCGGCGATATGGTGTTTGATATGAACAAGGAAAACATCAGCACCATTAATGACCAGTGGCAGCTTAGTAAATCGTTAATGAAGGCTGAGTGCAGCGTACCTGTACATTACTGCCTGGGTAATCATGACATTTGGTGGAACGAGGATGATAAGGGCCAGGCCATTTATGGGAAAAAATATTCCATGGATCAGTTAAGTTTGGTTAAGCCTTACTATAGCTTTACCCAGGGCGGTTGGAAATTTATTATACTCGATAGTGTTCATTTAGATATTGACAACACCTGGTACATTGGTAAACTGGGCGAAGAGCAGTTTGCCTGGCTTGAGCAGGAACTTAAAACCACTGACCCATCTATGCCTGTTTTGGTACTCACACATATCCCCATTTTAACCGCGACCAACCTTATTGAAGATAACACCGTGAATAAATGGGTTATGCTGGGAGGCGATATGCATACCGATAATGCTAAAATAATCAGCCTGTTTTACCGGCACCCCAATGTTAAACTGTGCCTGAGCGGCCACATTCATTTACGCGATAAGGTGGTTTACAACCATGTTACCTATATATGCAATGGCGCCGTTAGCGGGGCCTGGTGGGAAGGCAACCGCAGAGAAACAGCCCCTGGATATGGCGTTATCGACTTATACGCCGATGGCAGCTTTACCGAAGATTATGTGAATTATTGA
- a CDS encoding efflux RND transporter periplasmic adaptor subunit: MRATSIILTASICLFAACSGNQKPVDMTAQQTKNTKQYETGTVTERALSGSARLPGQLKPFNEVNIFPKVNGFVKKLYVDRGTVVKKGELLITLEAPEMESQLQAANSRYLQAQETAAASKEKYRRLKEAAKEPGSVSPLDLDNAMARMKADDAMARAEESNVSSVRTVQDYLNIRAPFDGMIVQRNVSPGALVSPGKGTDQPMLVLQDINKMRLEVYIPEDYVDKVDLEQPVKFTFNAMPGNQQTAKISRSANSLGSMRSEAIEIDVQNKSGQLKPGMYAEVSIPLLSGAKSLLVPNNAIVRSTEREYVVAVKNGKAELVDIKEGMARNDSTEVFGNLKSGDRIVNHANDELKAGISIQ, from the coding sequence ATGAGAGCAACATCAATCATATTAACGGCAAGTATTTGCCTGTTTGCCGCCTGTTCGGGTAATCAAAAACCTGTGGATATGACCGCGCAACAAACAAAAAACACTAAACAATATGAAACGGGAACAGTTACCGAACGCGCGCTTTCGGGCAGCGCCCGCTTACCGGGACAGTTAAAACCTTTTAATGAAGTAAACATTTTCCCCAAGGTTAATGGCTTTGTTAAGAAGCTTTATGTAGATCGCGGCACCGTCGTAAAAAAGGGTGAATTATTAATTACGCTGGAAGCACCCGAAATGGAGTCGCAATTGCAGGCTGCTAATTCTCGTTACCTGCAGGCCCAGGAAACTGCGGCAGCCAGTAAAGAAAAATATCGCCGGTTAAAAGAAGCGGCCAAAGAGCCGGGTTCTGTTTCGCCGCTTGACCTGGATAACGCCATGGCCAGGATGAAAGCCGATGATGCTATGGCCCGTGCAGAGGAATCAAATGTTTCGTCGGTACGTACCGTGCAGGATTACCTGAACATCCGCGCGCCTTTTGATGGCATGATCGTTCAGCGCAATGTATCACCGGGCGCACTGGTATCACCCGGCAAAGGAACCGACCAGCCCATGCTGGTGCTACAGGATATCAACAAAATGCGCCTCGAGGTTTACATCCCGGAAGATTATGTTGATAAGGTTGATCTGGAACAACCCGTTAAATTTACATTTAACGCCATGCCCGGCAATCAGCAAACGGCTAAAATAAGCCGCTCAGCCAATTCATTGGGCAGCATGCGCTCAGAAGCTATTGAAATTGATGTTCAGAATAAAAGTGGACAGCTTAAACCGGGCATGTATGCCGAAGTAAGCATCCCCCTGCTATCGGGCGCTAAATCATTACTGGTGCCTAACAACGCCATTGTACGGTCGACGGAACGCGAATATGTTGTCGCGGTAAAAAACGGAAAAGCTGAGTTAGTAGATATTAAAGAAGGCATGGCCAGAAATGATTCGACCGAGGTTTTCGGCAATTTAAAATCCGGCGACAGGATTGTAAACCATGCTAACGACGAATTAAAAGCAGGAATATCCATTCAATAA
- a CDS encoding cupin domain-containing protein, translating into MKALLISILFLFMLDPGRVRVENHHPQNDKINETYLLKKLLNQPGINNKEVQMLVVTFPPASVSKAHRHPFPTFDYLLEGELESTFEGKTNHYKPGDSFYEKPNGLHAVTKNTSPNKAAKLLVFYIAEKNKPTIVPEKIK; encoded by the coding sequence ATGAAAGCATTATTAATAAGTATTTTATTCCTTTTTATGCTCGACCCAGGCAGGGTACGTGTGGAAAATCACCACCCTCAAAATGATAAAATAAACGAAACCTACCTGCTTAAAAAGCTGCTGAACCAACCCGGTATAAACAATAAGGAAGTGCAGATGCTGGTGGTAACTTTCCCGCCCGCAAGCGTATCTAAGGCTCACCGGCACCCGTTTCCAACTTTTGATTATTTGCTGGAAGGTGAACTGGAATCGACATTTGAAGGAAAAACCAACCATTACAAGCCCGGCGATTCCTTTTATGAAAAACCCAACGGCTTGCACGCGGTAACCAAAAATACCAGCCCCAATAAAGCGGCGAAGCTCCTCGTGTTCTATATCGCCGAAAAAAATAAACCTACTATAGTACCCGAAAAAATTAAATAA
- a CDS encoding VOC family protein, with protein sequence MAHINSYLTFNGNCREAMTFYQQCLGGELIIQTVGELTLPLAEPLPPCMENCIVHSTLVNDALIITASDMVPENGLIKGNAVSLLLNCNSEEEARSFYADLSADGEATHPLENTFWGAIFGDLTDKFGTHWLISCENQD encoded by the coding sequence ATGGCACACATCAATTCATACTTAACTTTTAACGGTAACTGCCGGGAGGCCATGACATTTTATCAGCAATGCCTTGGGGGTGAACTGATCATTCAAACAGTTGGCGAATTAACCTTACCGCTTGCCGAGCCTCTGCCGCCATGTATGGAAAACTGCATTGTACACTCCACCCTGGTTAACGATGCGTTAATAATTACCGCCTCTGATATGGTACCTGAAAACGGGCTGATCAAGGGCAATGCTGTTTCGCTGCTATTGAACTGCAACAGCGAAGAAGAAGCACGGTCTTTTTATGCCGACCTGTCGGCCGATGGTGAAGCTACGCACCCTTTAGAAAACACATTCTGGGGAGCTATTTTCGGCGACCTTACCGACAAATTCGGTACGCATTGGCTCATCAGTTGCGAAAATCAGGACTAA
- the pdxR gene encoding MocR-like pyridoxine biosynthesis transcription factor PdxR, producing MDKSVQTPIYLQIANSIINHIRQGKLKPGSALPGSRILAQNLAIHRQTVVAAYDELYAQNWVEIYPRRGIFVAQNLPDIAPRPLLTASGKGGSASKTYFDVDDHKIPYPLQFKPANNTNLIFNEGFPDTRLAPVELIVREYRRFANYHFTSKYLMYGPEHGSENLRTELAHFLGETRCLQVNPNHILITKGAQMALYLIAQILLSKGDTAIAADPGYLEANNVFEQAGAQVALAPVDECGIDLDAVEAICKKKRVKLVYVIPHHHRPTTVTLSAERRMRLLELARQYRFAIIEDDYDYDFHYSSGPILPLASADYYGSIIYIGSFCKTIAPGIRIGFMVAPPNMIMQATRLRRLIDRQGELLLEEAMANLLKNGDVSRHLKKTNKIYHERRDIFCSLLQEQLDGYISFKVPDGGFAVWINYLNGIKADEVAQKAAANGLTMSDGKSYYQEKGRPLHYARLGFASMNPKELETAVDILAASVKKLYQ from the coding sequence ATGGATAAATCGGTTCAGACACCGATTTATCTGCAAATAGCTAACAGTATTATAAACCACATCAGGCAAGGGAAACTGAAACCCGGTTCGGCATTGCCGGGAAGCCGCATACTCGCGCAAAACCTGGCCATCCACCGGCAAACGGTAGTTGCTGCTTATGATGAGTTGTATGCACAAAACTGGGTCGAGATTTATCCCCGGCGGGGTATCTTTGTAGCTCAAAACCTGCCCGATATAGCGCCCCGCCCCCTGTTGACAGCTTCCGGAAAGGGCGGATCCGCATCGAAAACTTATTTTGATGTTGATGATCATAAGATCCCGTACCCGCTGCAGTTTAAACCCGCCAACAATACCAATCTAATTTTTAATGAAGGTTTTCCGGATACCCGTCTGGCTCCGGTTGAGCTCATTGTACGCGAATACCGCCGTTTTGCCAACTATCATTTCACATCCAAGTACCTGATGTACGGCCCTGAGCATGGTTCAGAAAACCTGCGGACAGAACTTGCCCACTTTCTGGGTGAAACGCGGTGCCTGCAAGTTAACCCCAACCATATACTGATTACCAAGGGTGCCCAAATGGCCTTGTATCTTATCGCCCAGATCCTGCTTTCAAAAGGCGACACCGCCATAGCTGCCGACCCGGGATACCTTGAGGCAAATAATGTTTTTGAACAGGCAGGCGCTCAGGTGGCGCTGGCTCCTGTTGATGAATGCGGAATTGATCTGGACGCGGTTGAGGCTATCTGCAAAAAGAAAAGGGTAAAACTGGTATACGTAATCCCGCATCATCACCGCCCCACTACGGTAACATTAAGCGCCGAACGGCGTATGCGGCTGCTGGAACTTGCACGTCAGTACCGCTTCGCTATCATTGAGGACGATTACGATTATGATTTCCACTATTCCAGCGGACCCATATTGCCTTTAGCCAGCGCCGACTACTACGGCAGTATCATCTACATCGGGTCGTTTTGTAAAACTATTGCACCGGGTATCCGTATTGGCTTTATGGTTGCTCCTCCTAACATGATCATGCAGGCCACGAGACTGCGCCGCCTTATAGACAGGCAGGGGGAATTGCTCCTGGAGGAAGCCATGGCTAACCTTTTAAAAAATGGCGATGTAAGCCGTCACCTGAAAAAAACCAACAAAATTTACCACGAAAGGCGCGACATATTTTGCAGCCTGCTGCAGGAGCAACTTGACGGGTACATCAGCTTTAAAGTTCCGGATGGTGGTTTTGCGGTTTGGATAAATTATTTAAACGGCATAAAAGCTGATGAAGTAGCTCAAAAAGCAGCAGCCAATGGCCTCACCATGAGTGATGGTAAAAGCTATTATCAAGAAAAAGGCCGGCCACTGCATTATGCGAGGCTGGGTTTTGCGTCCATGAACCCTAAAGAACTGGAAACTGCTGTTGATATATTGGCTGCTTCTGTTAAAAAATTGTATCAATAA
- a CDS encoding DeoR/GlpR family DNA-binding transcription regulator translates to MLKAERLQKIVEQIAKDNKVILDDLSRLLNVSTDTIRRDIKELSDKGLLKAVRGGAIIGSPVHPHFKERQNIDTQHKKVIAQKVLSFIKPGQVILANAGTTTTAVMEALPRDISLTVITNSFPIVSVLEDFLNVNVFFIGGQLNKHSFSTTGYETIEAIRNFRADICLLGICSIDLKLGITGFTYEESLIDRAMIETSKYVIALSTYEKIGASDPYYVCAANAIDVIITEKDPSIADLTGFKDAGITIK, encoded by the coding sequence ATGCTAAAAGCGGAGCGACTTCAAAAGATAGTAGAGCAAATTGCCAAAGACAATAAAGTTATTCTTGACGACTTGAGCAGGCTGCTTAACGTATCGACAGATACGATAAGGAGGGACATTAAAGAGTTATCTGATAAAGGCTTGTTGAAGGCGGTACGGGGAGGGGCAATTATAGGTTCGCCGGTGCACCCCCATTTTAAAGAGCGCCAGAACATTGATACACAACATAAAAAAGTTATCGCTCAAAAGGTACTGTCGTTTATTAAACCCGGCCAGGTGATTTTGGCAAATGCCGGCACTACAACAACCGCCGTTATGGAAGCGCTGCCCAGGGACATCTCCCTCACTGTTATTACCAATAGCTTTCCCATTGTATCTGTTTTAGAGGATTTCCTTAATGTAAATGTATTTTTTATTGGCGGCCAGCTTAACAAGCACAGCTTTTCAACAACTGGTTACGAAACCATCGAGGCCATCCGTAATTTCAGGGCAGATATATGCCTGCTGGGTATTTGCAGTATCGACTTAAAACTTGGAATTACAGGTTTTACATACGAAGAGAGTTTGATTGACCGCGCTATGATCGAGACATCAAAATATGTAATAGCCTTATCTACCTATGAAAAAATAGGAGCATCTGACCCATATTATGTATGCGCTGCCAATGCCATTGATGTAATCATTACAGAGAAAGACCCATCCATAGCCGACCTGACAGGTTTTAAGGATGCGGGTATCACAATTAAATAA
- a CDS encoding Dabb family protein: MIVHHVLFWVKADTSEDQKIAFRKGLQSLEAVEVIKTLHIGTPVMAIDRPVVDTTYTFSLTVFFDDLAAHDVYQVHPVHKAFLEEFRVFFEKVVIYDAE, translated from the coding sequence ATGATAGTACACCACGTTTTATTCTGGGTAAAAGCAGATACATCCGAAGACCAGAAAATCGCATTTCGTAAAGGTCTACAGTCTTTAGAGGCTGTAGAAGTTATAAAAACATTGCACATTGGTACACCCGTTATGGCTATCGACCGCCCTGTTGTTGATACCACTTATACCTTTAGCCTAACCGTATTTTTTGATGACCTTGCCGCGCATGATGTTTACCAGGTTCACCCGGTGCACAAAGCATTCTTAGAGGAATTCCGTGTATTTTTTGAAAAGGTAGTTATTTACGATGCCGAATAA
- a CDS encoding glutamate--tRNA ligase family protein gives MISNITSYHKTRIAPTPSGYLHLGNVLSFVITTGIARKHGARILLRIDDLDRARVNKQYLQDIFDTLHFLEIPWDEGPRDVHDFESNYSQLHRMPLYQEAFKQLYDDGLVFACTCSRKQLADAEFNRHCACFNRKMPLTAENASWRLVTNANPIMVKDYSHQIIESVLPADMYNFIVKKKDGFPAYQLASLIDDDFYKIDLIVRGEDLWPSTLAQHQLSSALGLNNFKEIAFYHHPLLTETSGQKLSKSAGATSVRYLRENGKTPAAIYTLIAGMLGIDENITNWQQLAGVIIPDIT, from the coding sequence GTGATAAGCAATATTACCAGTTATCATAAAACCCGCATTGCACCTACACCAAGCGGCTATTTGCATTTGGGCAATGTGCTGTCTTTTGTAATTACCACGGGTATTGCCCGTAAACACGGGGCCCGCATATTGCTCCGGATAGACGACCTTGACCGGGCCCGGGTTAACAAACAGTACCTGCAGGATATTTTTGATACGCTCCATTTTTTAGAAATACCCTGGGATGAGGGTCCGCGTGATGTGCATGATTTTGAAAGCAATTACTCCCAGCTGCACCGTATGCCGCTTTACCAGGAGGCGTTCAAGCAATTATATGATGATGGGTTGGTTTTTGCATGCACTTGCTCCCGTAAACAATTGGCCGACGCTGAGTTTAATCGGCACTGCGCATGCTTTAACCGCAAAATGCCGCTAACTGCCGAAAATGCAAGCTGGAGATTAGTTACCAATGCCAACCCAATCATGGTTAAAGATTATAGCCATCAAATCATTGAATCGGTGTTGCCTGCCGATATGTATAACTTTATCGTTAAAAAGAAAGATGGCTTCCCTGCGTATCAGTTGGCATCCTTAATTGATGATGATTTTTACAAAATCGACCTGATAGTAAGGGGTGAAGATCTGTGGCCATCAACCCTTGCCCAGCATCAGTTGTCATCAGCGTTGGGGTTAAATAATTTTAAAGAAATAGCTTTTTATCATCATCCCCTGCTTACAGAAACCTCGGGTCAAAAACTTTCCAAATCGGCGGGGGCTACCTCTGTCCGGTACCTGCGGGAGAATGGCAAAACTCCGGCAGCTATTTACACGCTGATTGCGGGCATGCTTGGTATTGACGAAAATATAACCAACTGGCAGCAGCTTGCCGGGGTAATAATTCCGGATATTACTTAA